From one Roseofilum reptotaenium CS-1145 genomic stretch:
- a CDS encoding AAA family ATPase produces MRLEAFKVGDYVYGNDVNGESIEGYITEMTINRVLIRDIEQCSIFESHLAGITKDLLTKKDKIDRKTGITLMKIASNMDVEFALELIELIERISSRCVKEINELRVRKAEYKKQSNLTNFTYEQSVAYTAIQNWLLTSNPDSKLKRLVGYAGTGKTYTISACIQGLPLQEPFKVLLCSPTNKALKVLKANFNSLDNKFIEYHFLTIAQVLGKQPVENNQKMEKEFLTINPKDLDQFQVVIADEYSMINEGDLGDLLIKYRGKILFVGDNAQLAPINEKFPPVDDLDDFANGDNTWNLTEVVRYSGQVGLLAYELRNTSPGKIKRSDIKSVE; encoded by the coding sequence ATGAGATTAGAAGCCTTCAAAGTAGGCGATTACGTCTATGGCAACGATGTTAACGGGGAATCAATCGAGGGGTATATAACAGAGATGACAATAAATAGGGTGTTAATTCGAGACATCGAACAATGCTCTATTTTTGAATCTCATCTAGCAGGAATCACCAAGGATTTACTAACTAAAAAAGACAAAATAGACCGCAAAACAGGAATAACTCTGATGAAGATTGCAAGTAATATGGATGTTGAATTCGCGCTGGAATTAATTGAATTAATTGAAAGGATTTCTAGCCGCTGTGTGAAGGAGATTAACGAGTTAAGAGTCAGAAAAGCAGAGTACAAGAAACAGTCGAACTTAACTAACTTCACTTATGAGCAATCGGTAGCGTATACGGCTATTCAGAATTGGTTATTAACCAGTAACCCAGATAGCAAATTAAAGAGATTAGTTGGCTATGCCGGCACTGGTAAAACGTACACAATCTCAGCTTGTATTCAAGGCTTACCGTTACAAGAACCGTTCAAGGTTTTATTATGTTCACCGACCAACAAAGCGCTAAAAGTCCTGAAGGCTAACTTCAACTCACTTGATAACAAATTTATCGAATATCACTTTCTGACAATAGCCCAAGTGTTAGGCAAGCAACCAGTAGAAAATAATCAGAAGATGGAGAAGGAGTTCTTGACCATTAACCCCAAGGATTTAGACCAATTCCAAGTGGTTATTGCGGATGAATATTCAATGATTAATGAGGGGGATTTAGGAGATTTATTAATCAAGTATAGAGGTAAAATCCTCTTTGTCGGCGACAATGCACAACTAGCCCCTATTAATGAAAAGTTCCCACCAGTAGATGACCTGGATGACTTCGCTAATGGGGATAATACATGGAACTTAACGGAAGTAGTGAGGTACTCTGGACAAGTAGGACTATTGGCTTACGAACTCCGAAACACTTCTCCTGGGAAAATCAAGAGAAGTGATATCAAGTCCGTTGAATAA